The stretch of DNA GTCCCCGGCGGCGAAACCGCTCCCGCCGCGCCCGCGCCCGCCGCGTCCGAAAGCGGTGTCCCGACGCGCCGTCTCGTGTCGTTTTCGCTCTCGTTTTACGCGTACGATCTTCTCAACTTCGTTCTCGACAAGAGCCTCGACATCTGGATGCTGATGTTCCTCGTGGCCGACACGCGCGAGGTCGGCTGGTACGCGATCGCCTACAACTTCGCGTTTTTCGCGCTGACGATCTTCACCAAGGTTTTCGCCGAGGGCTTCACGCTCGGGCTGGTCGCCGACGTTCACGCCTCCGGGGACCGGGAACGCCTGCAACGCGTGTTCGGCGCGATCTTTGAGTACGTCTATCTGTTCGCGCTTCCCATCGCCTTTGGCGGCCTTGTGCTCGGCGACGATCTGCTTCGCGTGATGTACGGCGCCGAGGCCAAGGGCGCCATCGCGCCCGCCCTGCTGTTTCTGGTCGTGATGACGCTTGGACGCTATCAGTCCATCACCGCCAATTTCCTCGGCGCGATGGATTCCGAGCGCGCCCTCATTCGCTCGCGGGCGATCTTCGGCGCGATGAATTTCGCCGCGAACCTCGCGCTCATCCCGAAATTCGGCGCGCTCGGCGCCGCGATCGGCACGAGCGTCGCGACGGTCGCGGGCCTGGCCTATGAAGCGCGGCTATTGCACCTCACGATGCGCCCGCGCATTCCGTGGCGATTCTTCCGGCGCGTGGCCGGCTGTGCGGCCGCGATGGCCGCCGCCGTCGTCGCCGTTTGCCACCTGTTACCGGATTCGGATAATTTGCGCGTCCTTGCCGGGCTGCCGGCCGGGGCGATCGTGTACGTTATCGGCCTGCGCGTGACGCGCCCCATCAGCCCGCACCTGCTCGAGCTCATCGGACGCATGCGCTGGCCCGCGGCTTCCGCCGCGGCGCGCTGGCTGATGCCCGCGAAAGGATCGCGCCCATGATCGAATGCGTGCTGCTCGGATCGGGCGGCATGATGCCGATGCCCTACCGCTTTCTTGTCAGCCTTGCCGTGCGCATTGAGGGCATGACGCTGATGTTCGATTGCGGCGAGGCGACGCAGATCCCGCTGAAGTCGATGAAGATCGGCGTCAAGCCGATCCGTCACATCTTCATCACGCACCTGCACGCCGACCACGTCACCGGCCTGCCGGGGATGCTGATGATGCTCGCGCAGGCCGACCCGGAAGACGTCGTCACGATTTACGGCCCGCGCGGCATCGCGGCCTACGTTCACGCGCAAGAGCGCACGCTCGGGTTTGAGAGGCGCTTTCCGCTTGAGATCGTCGAATTGCATGGCGCGGACGGCGTCGCGCTTTCGGACGCGAATTTCGAGGTCGTCTTTCGCCGGCTGCGCCACGGGCCGCGATGCCTGGGCTACGCCGTGATCGAACGCCCGCGCGCCGGGCGATTCGACGTCGAGGCGGCGGTATCGCTTGGCGTCAAGCCCGGCCCGGATTTCGGACGCTTGCAGGGGGGCGAAAGCCTCACGCTCACGGACGGCCGCGTCGTGACGCCCGATGACGTGCTCGGCCCGCCGCGCCCGGGACGCAAGATCGCGTACATCACGGACACGCGCCCTTGCGCGAACGTGGTGGAGCTCGCGCGCGGCGCGGACGTTGTCTACATTGAGGGCATGTTCCTGTCCGACATGGCCGAGGAGGCCGCGCGCAAGGGACACCAGACCGCGCGCCAGGCGGCCGAGCAGGTCGCCGCCGCGGGCGCGAGCCGCGCGTTTCTCATCCACTTCTCGCCGCGTTACGCGCCCGACGAGCTGAGCCTTCTCGAACGCGAGGCGCGTGAGGTCTATCCCGCGATCGACGCCGGCCGTGACATGACATCGTTTTCGATCCCCGTGAAGCCCTGACCGCGTTTTTTTTGGCCGTCAGCCGTCAGTAATCAGCAAACAGCCGCCGCCTACTATCAGCGGTCGGCAATCGGCGATCAGCCTGTCCGCTTCGGCAAGCGGTCGCGCAACCGATTGTTGAAAGCTGACGGCCGAAAGCTACCGCCGTCGCGCCTTGCCCGCTGCGCCGGAATAACCAATCATCGCGGGCGGATCCAAAAAAATGGACGCGCAACCATTGCCTGCGGCGGATACCGCCGCGCGCCAGGCCGGGCTCCGGGCCGCCGGAGTCATCGAGGCGGCGATTCGCCTTCTGCCTTGGGGCGTCGCGGCGGTTTGCGCGTTCCAGTACGTCGTCGGGTACGCGGACTACAATGTCGACGCTGCCGCGTTGATGACGATCGTGCTCGATTTCGTGCAAGACGGCGAAATCCCTCTTGCCGGCCAGACCTTCTTTCGCGGACTGCGCCTCGCGCCGCTCGCGCCGTTGCTGACGGCGCCCGTCGTCGCGATCTCGCGCAGCCCGGCGCTGCTTTACGCTTACGTCGTCGCGTTCAAGCTCGCGTCGCTTCCGTTGTTTTTCGCCGCCGCTCGCGGGGTGTCCAGGGACGATCTCTTCCCGCACATCGCCACGGGTGTTTTCGGCGTATTTGTCGCGACGACGATCATCCCGAATCGCCCCATGAACACGGCTTTCGTACCGCCGTTCCTGGCGTTGGCCGTCTATTTTCTCGTGCGCGCGCAAAACGGCCGCGCGGCCGACGCGCTTGGTATGTGGATGGCCATCGGTCTGTGCATGCAACTGCACATGACCACCGGCATTCTCGTCGTGACGGCGCTTTTCGACGCCAGCCGGCGGGGAACAAGGAATTTCTTGATGCATCTGGCCGGTGGCGGCGCCGTCATCCTGCTTTTGCACGCGACGGTTCTTTACACGCTGGTTTTCGGGGAGGCATCGTTGGCCGAGCGCGTCGCGGGCGAATCCGGCGGCGCGCGCACGATGCTCGCCTTTGCCGGCGAGTACGTTGCCCGCGTGGCGGACTGGGTCGTGACGATCGTCATCAACGTCGGAATCGTTGCGGCGATCTACCTGATCCGCGGCATCCGCCGTCCCGCGCGCTTGCAAGCCCCGGACATGGCGCGTCTTTGCGCCTTTCACATCGCCGCTGTTCTCGTCGTCCTGCCCGCGCTCTCTGTCATCAAACAGCAGAACCGCCTGACCTATCTGTTCGCCGCCGCGCCGTTCTTGGCGATCCTGATCGCGCTGGGCGCGCGTGACGATGTGCGGCGCCTGCGCCAAGGGCCGCGCGAGTGGCGGCGCTTTCCGCTGCCCTACGCGATGATCACGCTGTTTCTTCTCCTGGCCGGTCTTGCGTTCTCGTCTGTGCCCGCGGCCGCGGGCAAGGCACCGTGCGAATTTTGGCGGCTCTATCAAATCGACAGCCAGGTCGCCATCGCGCGCGGTATCCAGGCGGCCACCGCCGGCATGTCCGAACACCGGATCGAAGCGCTCGTTTATGAAAATCCCGATGGCGAATCCCGGCTCGAT from bacterium encodes:
- a CDS encoding ribonuclease Z is translated as MIECVLLGSGGMMPMPYRFLVSLAVRIEGMTLMFDCGEATQIPLKSMKIGVKPIRHIFITHLHADHVTGLPGMLMMLAQADPEDVVTIYGPRGIAAYVHAQERTLGFERRFPLEIVELHGADGVALSDANFEVVFRRLRHGPRCLGYAVIERPRAGRFDVEAAVSLGVKPGPDFGRLQGGESLTLTDGRVVTPDDVLGPPRPGRKIAYITDTRPCANVVELARGADVVYIEGMFLSDMAEEAARKGHQTARQAAEQVAAAGASRAFLIHFSPRYAPDELSLLEREAREVYPAIDAGRDMTSFSIPVKP
- a CDS encoding oligosaccharide flippase family protein; its protein translation is VPGGETAPAAPAPAASESGVPTRRLVSFSLSFYAYDLLNFVLDKSLDIWMLMFLVADTREVGWYAIAYNFAFFALTIFTKVFAEGFTLGLVADVHASGDRERLQRVFGAIFEYVYLFALPIAFGGLVLGDDLLRVMYGAEAKGAIAPALLFLVVMTLGRYQSITANFLGAMDSERALIRSRAIFGAMNFAANLALIPKFGALGAAIGTSVATVAGLAYEARLLHLTMRPRIPWRFFRRVAGCAAAMAAAVVAVCHLLPDSDNLRVLAGLPAGAIVYVIGLRVTRPISPHLLELIGRMRWPAASAAARWLMPAKGSRP
- a CDS encoding glycosyltransferase family 39 protein, producing MDAQPLPAADTAARQAGLRAAGVIEAAIRLLPWGVAAVCAFQYVVGYADYNVDAAALMTIVLDFVQDGEIPLAGQTFFRGLRLAPLAPLLTAPVVAISRSPALLYAYVVAFKLASLPLFFAAARGVSRDDLFPHIATGVFGVFVATTIIPNRPMNTAFVPPFLALAVYFLVRAQNGRAADALGMWMAIGLCMQLHMTTGILVVTALFDASRRGTRNFLMHLAGGGAVILLLHATVLYTLVFGEASLAERVAGESGGARTMLAFAGEYVARVADWVVTIVINVGIVAAIYLIRGIRRPARLQAPDMARLCAFHIAAVLVVLPALSVIKQQNRLTYLFAAAPFLAILIALGARDDVRRLRQGPREWRRFPLPYAMITLFLLLAGLAFSSVPAAAGKAPCEFWRLYQIDSQVAIARGIQAATAGMSEHRIEALVYENPDGESRLDARSFALYESLLRYLADKPDYRDASPASTVGVFVRPRDMPWPPAVESELSATRTLGRVRAGCVDATIIARPGSIPGAP